The Paenibacillus sp. MBLB1832 genome has a window encoding:
- a CDS encoding CBS domain-containing protein encodes MANKQVKDIMSTDCVTVTLLDNVFEIALKMKQHDIGFVGVVDGKKFIGGVTDRDLVVRGYAEKHSGSTAVETVMTKDMKTIAPSTTVEEAAKIMAQNQVRRLPVLENGELVGIVAIGDLAIRGNFEDEAGEALSQISQEKTLVGSHA; translated from the coding sequence ATGGCGAACAAACAAGTGAAAGATATTATGAGCACAGATTGCGTTACAGTTACGCTGCTGGACAATGTATTTGAAATTGCGCTGAAAATGAAGCAGCACGATATTGGCTTTGTTGGCGTGGTGGACGGCAAGAAATTCATCGGAGGCGTGACGGATCGTGATCTCGTAGTTCGGGGTTATGCTGAAAAGCATTCGGGGTCTACGGCTGTTGAGACCGTCATGACGAAGGATATGAAGACAATTGCTCCTTCTACAACAGTGGAGGAAGCTGCTAAGATTATGGCGCAAAATCAAGTACGACGCTTGCCTGTACTCGAAAATGGGGAACTGGTCGGGATCGTTGCAATAGGCGATTTGGCGATTCGCGGCAACTTTGAGGATGAGGCAGGAGAAGCTTTAAGTCAAATCTCACAAGAAAAGACACTTGTAGGCAGCCATGCTTAA
- a CDS encoding PAS domain S-box protein, whose amino-acid sequence MKDNGESASIGFVIFDANFYYIYANQYGAAILNRSQEELKGQMAWTVFPAAIRHACYNYFHQALKDNKEITFKEFVKPSNQWVHVSVYPVDGNLHIIFQSTYHMENQPLNENEVFENYTNHVQDLITLTSEDGIILYVSPSIQQLLGFGAEDMYGANVFSFCHPEDLEALMRIFDHNQMELDQGTITCRFLHKHGWYVWFENNFKWLFHADGSRSQKLGIWRDISARKQEEERFIQAQRLGQFGSFERELHSNMMTWSEEMFRIHGIQPTSSRIDLNEVYAYILPDDREKVALSVKEAVLLGESDVTYRILRQSNEIRHLHSQIERIFLDGGQVAIRGLAHDITEFKQIEDELLQSKARLEIAQEIAGLGHYEWDVINNLVTISDELLLIFGYEVPLQNMPIDALLYCLHPDDDTLMRNALKKALQEGTLDLVYRIIIGDEVRILHTLARTSYDEWGRALRLFGTVQDITLQKQTEELLRKTEKLNVAGQLAAGIAHEIRNPLTALKGFAKLMCTANEENKQRYYHIMQEEFNRIELILGELLILAKPQVVDYRPHDPLAILDEVIQLLSTEAILNNVIIELKAITELPYVNCERNQLKQVFVNVIKNAIEAMPKGGGITIHVQKQGNSVVMDFIDQGQGIAEDRLPRIGEPFYTTKEKGTGLGLMVSFAIIEEHHGHISYQSKVGVGTTVHIKLPAVLP is encoded by the coding sequence ATGAAAGATAACGGAGAAAGCGCTTCCATTGGTTTTGTTATTTTTGATGCAAACTTTTATTATATTTATGCCAATCAATATGGTGCTGCTATTTTGAATCGATCCCAAGAAGAATTGAAAGGTCAAATGGCGTGGACGGTATTTCCGGCCGCGATTCGCCATGCTTGCTACAATTACTTTCATCAGGCTTTGAAGGACAATAAAGAAATCACTTTTAAAGAATTCGTGAAACCATCCAATCAGTGGGTGCATGTGAGTGTGTACCCTGTGGATGGGAATTTGCATATTATCTTCCAAAGCACGTATCACATGGAGAATCAGCCTCTCAATGAAAATGAAGTATTTGAAAACTATACGAATCATGTGCAAGACCTGATCACACTCACTTCCGAGGATGGGATTATACTTTATGTATCACCTTCCATCCAACAACTGCTGGGCTTCGGTGCCGAGGATATGTACGGTGCCAACGTTTTTTCCTTTTGCCACCCTGAAGATCTGGAAGCTCTGATGCGCATTTTCGATCATAATCAAATGGAGTTAGATCAGGGCACAATCACCTGTCGTTTCCTACATAAGCATGGTTGGTACGTATGGTTTGAAAATAACTTCAAATGGTTATTCCATGCCGATGGCAGTCGTTCGCAGAAACTGGGTATTTGGCGGGATATCTCAGCACGGAAGCAGGAAGAGGAACGGTTTATTCAGGCACAGCGCTTAGGTCAATTTGGTAGCTTTGAACGAGAACTGCATAGCAATATGATGACCTGGTCGGAAGAAATGTTCCGCATTCATGGCATTCAACCGACATCATCTCGTATCGATTTAAATGAGGTATATGCGTACATCCTGCCTGACGATCGGGAGAAGGTTGCTCTTTCTGTGAAGGAAGCTGTTCTGCTAGGCGAGTCTGATGTAACTTACAGAATACTGCGTCAATCCAATGAAATCCGGCACCTGCATAGCCAGATTGAACGCATTTTCTTGGACGGAGGACAAGTAGCGATTCGCGGACTCGCTCATGATATTACCGAATTCAAACAAATCGAAGATGAGCTTCTTCAAAGCAAAGCCAGGCTGGAAATCGCACAAGAGATTGCAGGACTGGGTCATTACGAATGGGATGTTATCAACAATCTAGTGACGATATCAGACGAGCTCCTGCTCATATTTGGCTATGAAGTTCCGCTTCAGAACATGCCCATAGATGCTCTATTGTATTGTCTACATCCAGATGATGATACTCTAATGCGAAACGCATTAAAGAAAGCCTTGCAGGAAGGGACATTAGATCTCGTCTATCGCATTATTATAGGAGATGAGGTACGTATTCTTCATACTTTAGCAAGAACGTCCTACGACGAATGGGGAAGGGCGCTGCGGCTTTTTGGCACTGTGCAGGACATTACCTTGCAGAAGCAGACGGAAGAGCTGCTGCGCAAAACAGAGAAGCTCAATGTGGCTGGTCAATTGGCGGCGGGTATTGCACACGAAATCCGTAATCCGTTAACGGCACTTAAAGGGTTTGCTAAGTTGATGTGTACCGCTAATGAAGAAAATAAGCAGCGCTACTATCACATCATGCAGGAGGAGTTTAATCGCATTGAGTTGATTCTAGGCGAGCTGCTGATTTTGGCGAAGCCGCAAGTGGTTGACTATCGCCCGCATGATCCGCTAGCCATATTGGACGAGGTCATTCAATTACTCAGTACCGAAGCGATTTTGAATAATGTGATCATTGAGCTGAAAGCGATCACAGAATTACCTTATGTGAATTGCGAGCGAAATCAATTAAAGCAAGTTTTTGTCAATGTGATCAAAAATGCCATTGAGGCGATGCCGAAAGGCGGCGGAATTACGATCCATGTTCAGAAGCAAGGGAATTCCGTCGTGATGGACTTTATTGACCAAGGTCAGGGCATAGCGGAAGATCGACTGCCACGTATCGGGGAACCTTTTTATACAACGAAGGAGAAGGGGACAGGCCTGGGTCTAATGGTTAGCTTCGCGATCATCGAAGAGCATCATGGTCACATTAGCTATCAAAGTAAAGTGGGCGTTGGTACGACGGTCCATATTAAGCTGCCTGCTGTTCTACCATGA
- a CDS encoding Gfo/Idh/MocA family protein, giving the protein MEKVRIGIIGLGNMGTAHAKYLVNNEVKGAVLTAICEPREDRLTWAKENLGEGVQLFDNLDDFFASGTVDGVLIATPHYDHPGTAVRAFQAGLHVICEKPAGVYTKQVREMNEAAAASGKVFSMMYNQRTNPLYKKLKDLVSSGELGEIRRTNWIITNWYRSQSYYDSGGWRATWAGEGGGVLINQDPHQLDLWQWTIDMMPKRVRGFCYFGKHRNIEVEDDVTAFVEYENGATGLFVTTTGEAPGTNRFELSGDRGKIVIEDGKLTFWRLRVSEREFNETYKGGFGQPECWKCEIPVEGTETGHKGITQNFVDAILHGTPLVAPGAEGIKGLMISNAIMLSTWTDNWVDLPIDEDLFEQHLQEKIKNSKATKEANSFKTLEV; this is encoded by the coding sequence GTGGAGAAAGTAAGAATTGGTATTATTGGTCTCGGCAACATGGGAACGGCACATGCCAAATATTTGGTGAACAATGAAGTTAAAGGCGCTGTACTTACAGCGATTTGTGAACCGCGTGAAGACCGTCTGACATGGGCCAAAGAAAACCTAGGCGAAGGTGTTCAGTTATTCGATAATTTGGACGATTTCTTCGCTTCAGGTACGGTTGATGGGGTACTGATCGCAACACCTCATTATGATCACCCAGGTACAGCCGTTCGCGCTTTCCAAGCGGGACTTCACGTTATTTGTGAGAAGCCGGCAGGTGTGTATACGAAGCAAGTTCGAGAAATGAACGAAGCGGCAGCCGCTTCTGGCAAAGTATTCAGCATGATGTACAATCAACGTACGAATCCTTTATATAAAAAATTAAAAGATCTAGTATCCTCTGGTGAACTCGGTGAAATCCGCAGAACGAATTGGATCATCACGAACTGGTATCGCTCCCAGAGCTACTATGATTCAGGCGGCTGGCGCGCGACTTGGGCTGGTGAAGGCGGCGGCGTACTTATCAATCAAGACCCTCACCAACTGGATCTATGGCAGTGGACAATTGACATGATGCCGAAGCGTGTTCGCGGATTCTGCTACTTCGGTAAGCACCGCAATATTGAAGTAGAAGATGATGTAACTGCATTCGTTGAATATGAAAATGGGGCAACGGGCCTGTTCGTAACAACGACAGGTGAGGCTCCAGGGACAAACCGTTTTGAACTGTCCGGTGACCGCGGCAAAATCGTGATTGAAGACGGGAAATTAACGTTCTGGCGCTTACGCGTATCCGAAAGAGAATTTAACGAAACATACAAAGGCGGCTTCGGCCAGCCGGAATGTTGGAAATGTGAAATCCCTGTTGAAGGAACGGAAACTGGTCATAAGGGAATTACGCAAAACTTCGTTGACGCCATCCTGCACGGAACACCGCTAGTGGCTCCTGGCGCAGAAGGCATCAAAGGATTAATGATTTCCAATGCGATCATGTTGTCCACATGGACTGATAACTGGGTTGATCTGCCGATTGACGAAGATTTGTTCGAGCAGCATTTGCAAGAGAAAATCAAGAACTCCAAAGCGACCAAAGAAGCGAACAGCTTCAAAACGCTGGAAGTCTAA
- a CDS encoding Gfo/Idh/MocA family protein — translation MQKNDGMNYAPKGKPNLVVQKGEFTFAVIALDHGHIYGMSNGLLEAGAELKWVYDQDPAKVAAFVEKFPQVKVAASEQEIFDDPEVKLIAAAAVPSERGPLGIRSMKAGKDYFTDKTPFTSLAQLADAKAAVEETGRKYTVYFSERLHVESAVFAGQLIEEGAIGRVVQVIGLGPHRLNATSRPHWFFEKDKYGGILCDIGSHQIEQFLYYAGCKDATVVSSKVANYNAKDYPELEDFGDATLIGDNGATNYFRVDWLTPSGLGTWGDGRTLILGTEGYIELRKYIDIARDPQGDQLYLVNQQGEKHYSLHGQVGFPFFGQLILDCIHRTENAMTQAHTFKAAELCLLAQDKAVRVE, via the coding sequence ATGCAAAAAAATGATGGCATGAATTACGCCCCGAAGGGGAAGCCGAACCTCGTTGTTCAAAAAGGGGAGTTCACCTTCGCGGTGATCGCGCTGGATCATGGTCATATTTATGGGATGAGCAACGGTCTTCTGGAAGCGGGTGCGGAGCTGAAATGGGTTTACGACCAAGATCCAGCGAAAGTTGCTGCTTTTGTAGAGAAATTTCCGCAGGTGAAAGTCGCAGCTTCTGAGCAGGAGATTTTCGATGATCCTGAGGTGAAATTAATCGCCGCTGCCGCAGTTCCTTCCGAACGTGGACCGCTAGGTATTCGGTCGATGAAGGCTGGCAAAGACTACTTTACGGACAAGACGCCATTCACTTCTTTAGCTCAACTAGCCGATGCCAAAGCAGCGGTTGAAGAGACGGGACGTAAATATACGGTTTACTTCAGTGAACGACTACATGTGGAAAGCGCCGTGTTTGCTGGTCAATTAATCGAAGAAGGCGCGATCGGGCGCGTTGTTCAAGTCATTGGACTTGGGCCGCATCGGTTGAATGCGACGAGCCGTCCCCACTGGTTTTTTGAGAAGGATAAATACGGCGGTATTCTTTGTGACATCGGCAGTCATCAAATCGAACAATTCCTGTATTATGCGGGCTGTAAAGATGCGACGGTCGTTAGCAGTAAGGTAGCGAATTACAATGCGAAGGATTATCCTGAGCTTGAGGATTTCGGTGATGCTACGCTGATTGGCGACAATGGGGCAACGAACTATTTCCGAGTAGACTGGCTGACACCAAGCGGTTTGGGGACATGGGGAGACGGACGAACGCTGATTCTTGGAACGGAAGGCTATATCGAGCTGCGTAAATATATTGATATTGCGCGTGATCCGCAAGGGGATCAGCTGTATCTCGTCAATCAACAAGGAGAAAAGCACTACAGTCTGCATGGACAAGTAGGCTTTCCTTTCTTCGGTCAGTTGATTCTGGATTGCATCCATCGTACGGAAAATGCGATGACGCAGGCACATACGTTTAAAGCGGCAGAACTTTGCTTGCTTGCTCAAGATAAGGCTGTTCGTGTGGAGTAG
- a CDS encoding LysR family transcriptional regulator: MDLTLYKTLLEVAKWQNFTKASEKLGYAQSSVTSQIQKLELEYGVEIFERIDKKMRPTPAGEILLRYAAKMMKMFEESKINVAGQTTGSFMIGTHETTLFSYMLPPFLGAFKKNFPNITISINELLENDTTRALKAGECDLGFIVDREMNDPDLIFRTIQEEEFVIVAAPDHPLAVHGAIVPEDLNGAEILMSISGGRCRKLFETMLRKHNVQYTLTYEINNYETIKKCAMHGLGICLLPRTTVTSEIKNGQLTILPLSYPHFKLSVQLCYHAKRQLSVPMNNFIHLMCATTPHEQPYLEQASKVLPL; the protein is encoded by the coding sequence ATGGATTTAACGTTGTACAAAACTCTTCTTGAAGTTGCCAAATGGCAAAACTTTACGAAAGCTTCCGAAAAGCTGGGCTACGCACAATCGAGTGTAACCTCACAAATTCAAAAGCTGGAGCTTGAGTATGGTGTGGAAATTTTTGAACGTATTGATAAAAAGATGAGACCGACGCCTGCGGGGGAAATTTTACTGCGGTATGCGGCCAAAATGATGAAAATGTTCGAAGAATCGAAAATTAATGTGGCGGGCCAAACGACGGGCAGTTTCATGATCGGGACGCACGAGACGACCCTCTTTTCCTACATGCTGCCTCCGTTCCTTGGCGCTTTCAAGAAGAATTTCCCGAACATTACAATCTCGATCAATGAGTTATTGGAAAATGATACGACACGCGCATTGAAGGCGGGAGAATGCGATTTGGGGTTTATCGTCGATCGTGAAATGAACGATCCCGATTTAATTTTTCGAACGATACAAGAAGAAGAATTTGTCATCGTCGCGGCTCCAGACCATCCCTTGGCCGTCCATGGGGCCATCGTCCCTGAGGATCTGAACGGTGCTGAAATTCTGATGTCCATCTCTGGCGGGCGCTGCCGCAAATTGTTTGAAACGATGCTGCGCAAACACAATGTGCAATATACACTAACTTACGAGATTAATAACTATGAAACGATTAAAAAATGCGCCATGCATGGTCTTGGGATCTGCTTGCTGCCTCGCACCACGGTTACTTCCGAAATCAAAAACGGGCAGCTAACGATCCTGCCGTTAAGCTACCCGCATTTTAAATTAAGTGTGCAATTATGCTATCATGCCAAACGGCAATTATCTGTGCCGATGAACAATTTCATTCATCTGATGTGTGCAACTACTCCACACGAACAGCCTTATCTTGAGCAAGCAAGCAAAGTTCTGCCGCTTTAA
- a CDS encoding DNA repair helicase XPB: MRFMNDPSKPLMIQSDLSVLLETHHPEFEKLQGKLARFADLVKSPEHLHTYRITPLSLWHAAAAGMKLEEMTSCLQQYAKFGVPPSVINLIRKYTNRYGLLRLLHVGDELFLVSDDTVVFKEIRAHESIQKYVMDTRGERAIAISPQYRGILKQELTKLGYPVEDLASYQEGEFLKIAWREEDQVDEPFQLRDYQKQAVDAFGQVGHGGSGVLVLPCGAGKTIVGIAAMAKASCATLILTSNVTSVKQWKREILSKTGLTSDQVGEYNGSTKEIKPITIATYQILTHRGSKEGDFSHLRLFRERDWGLIIYDEVHLLPAPVFRATAEIQAIRRLGLTATLIREDGLESDVFSLVGPKKYDMAWKQLETMGWIAKVTCQEVRVPLSAPDRDLYCASSARHQFRLAGENVTKLAVIDHLLKLHPEEPTLIIGQYIDQLEQIAAHTGAPMICGTTPHDRREELYEQFKNGQLPLLIVSKVANFAVDLPDAAIAIQVSGSYGSRQEEAQRLGRILRPKRHGDNKAVFYSLVSSDTKEQDFALKRQLFLIEQGYHYEIQTWDPSASGGGVHHEI; the protein is encoded by the coding sequence ATGCGATTTATGAATGATCCTTCCAAGCCTCTGATGATTCAAAGTGATTTATCTGTTCTGCTCGAAACGCATCATCCCGAATTTGAAAAGCTCCAGGGCAAGCTGGCTAGATTTGCGGATTTAGTCAAAAGCCCGGAGCATCTCCATACATATCGCATTACCCCCTTATCGCTATGGCATGCCGCAGCGGCAGGAATGAAATTGGAAGAAATGACGTCTTGCTTGCAACAGTATGCGAAATTTGGCGTACCGCCGTCTGTAATCAATCTCATTCGAAAATATACGAATCGTTACGGGCTTCTGCGTTTACTGCATGTGGGGGATGAACTCTTCTTAGTCAGTGATGATACCGTGGTGTTCAAGGAAATCCGTGCGCACGAATCGATTCAAAAATATGTAATGGATACCCGTGGCGAACGGGCTATTGCTATTTCACCGCAGTATCGCGGGATTTTGAAGCAAGAACTGACCAAGCTGGGCTATCCCGTTGAAGACCTAGCGTCCTATCAGGAGGGTGAATTTCTCAAGATTGCATGGCGGGAGGAAGACCAAGTCGATGAACCTTTTCAACTTCGCGATTATCAAAAGCAAGCGGTAGACGCCTTCGGGCAGGTGGGGCATGGCGGGAGCGGAGTGTTGGTGCTGCCTTGCGGAGCTGGAAAGACGATTGTCGGAATTGCTGCGATGGCTAAGGCGAGCTGCGCCACATTGATTCTGACTTCGAATGTGACATCGGTGAAGCAGTGGAAGCGGGAAATATTGAGTAAGACCGGCCTCACGAGCGATCAAGTTGGCGAATATAACGGCTCTACGAAAGAGATTAAGCCGATTACGATCGCTACGTATCAAATCCTTACGCACCGCGGCAGCAAGGAGGGTGACTTCTCGCATTTGCGACTATTTCGCGAGCGGGATTGGGGACTCATTATTTATGACGAAGTCCATTTGCTGCCTGCTCCCGTTTTTCGGGCAACAGCGGAGATCCAGGCGATTCGCAGACTTGGGTTAACGGCGACGCTCATCCGTGAAGATGGTCTCGAAAGTGATGTGTTTTCGTTGGTCGGGCCTAAGAAATATGACATGGCTTGGAAACAGCTTGAAACCATGGGCTGGATCGCTAAAGTGACATGCCAAGAGGTGCGTGTGCCGCTCTCTGCCCCGGACCGTGACTTATATTGCGCTTCCAGCGCTAGGCATCAGTTCCGTCTTGCAGGGGAGAATGTGACTAAGCTGGCAGTCATTGATCACCTGCTCAAGCTTCATCCCGAAGAACCTACACTGATCATTGGTCAATATATTGATCAATTGGAGCAGATCGCGGCACATACAGGTGCGCCAATGATTTGTGGTACGACTCCGCACGATCGGCGAGAGGAGCTCTATGAGCAATTCAAGAACGGCCAGCTTCCGCTGCTAATCGTGTCTAAGGTAGCTAACTTCGCCGTGGATCTACCTGATGCTGCGATTGCAATTCAGGTATCGGGAAGCTACGGGTCGAGGCAGGAGGAAGCCCAACGGCTAGGTCGAATCTTGCGGCCCAAGCGTCATGGCGATAATAAAGCTGTCTTCTACTCCTTGGTGAGTTCAGACACGAAGGAACAGGATTTTGCTCTCAAGCGGCAGCTTTTTCTCATTGAACAAGGCTACCATTATGAAATCCAGACTTGGGATCCGTCTGCGAGCGGGGGAGGGGTACATCATGAGATATGA
- a CDS encoding helicase-associated domain-containing protein, which yields MRYEQIERKMPHAWRQLIVTQSWCANLHQADKSLADLLTTPDKLAMLLEVLTSNERKTLQLVMSSFGCMPFTAEKLEREAALSLSGAQVSLSLLGLRRYGILVGFRKSWGDQLFILPEDAFDAWQALLFPTCLLQSGVTEIELGSHGDFDASMTYSRGLAQELFHFLESCSRQSVLPLTNKGTLHKKQLSKLTEHVSLPGTILSRSGLKYAFMDVYDEPAAFLLEIAIRMGFLYKNEQGDRFLLHEDSLRRWLHGSFVEQQGQLYDIWRGMMSPAFVWLQHAMALMERTVDERWYSVNELLQVIHEGCSSSSGYQQIEDTVLREELMASWLSPLGDFRFVELTRGVNQEIWFRWLIKLKPRQPEKELAIVSGQREQSPPSMYVQPDFEILITPDATLHTEWEIAAFADLISSDGVRMYRLTKESFQRALDLGWASTDVIRILQAHAYYDIPSGFILTLQQWEEQKDKLYIEDVTLLRCKSVEIADALLRHEKCRSYLGERIGESSFIVPQASLKHVTKCLESMGFHPNAKRQPKPNQTGDAARSPINATASCEPTSALDPIAGPCYSRDTIAIYDIDPHLPRQEDLYPNMAHIPASWIQEFRDYHPSTRKDMIRKAIEWRSLLQVRKEGRDCFIIPRMVREERSGWMLEGWEHYREISLREDEWNEMKIILPGINDGAL from the coding sequence ATGAGATATGAGCAAATTGAGAGAAAAATGCCGCATGCTTGGAGGCAGCTGATCGTCACACAGAGTTGGTGCGCAAATCTGCATCAAGCTGACAAATCTTTGGCAGACTTGCTAACGACGCCTGACAAATTGGCCATGCTGCTTGAAGTACTTACGTCGAATGAGAGAAAAACACTTCAGCTCGTTATGTCAAGCTTCGGTTGTATGCCTTTTACGGCAGAGAAATTGGAGAGGGAAGCTGCGCTCTCCTTATCAGGCGCTCAAGTGAGCTTAAGCCTGCTAGGGCTTCGCCGCTATGGGATTCTTGTTGGTTTTCGCAAATCATGGGGAGATCAATTGTTCATTCTGCCAGAGGATGCTTTTGATGCATGGCAAGCGCTCTTGTTTCCAACTTGCTTATTGCAAAGCGGTGTTACCGAGATTGAATTAGGGAGTCATGGTGACTTTGATGCCAGTATGACGTACTCAAGAGGATTGGCGCAGGAACTGTTTCACTTTCTAGAAAGCTGTTCACGTCAGTCGGTGCTTCCTTTAACGAATAAAGGTACCCTCCATAAGAAGCAACTGAGTAAACTGACTGAACATGTGAGCTTGCCGGGCACGATTTTGTCACGTTCTGGACTGAAATATGCATTTATGGACGTGTATGATGAACCCGCGGCGTTTCTACTTGAAATCGCGATTCGAATGGGCTTTCTATATAAGAATGAGCAGGGGGACCGCTTTCTGCTTCATGAAGATAGTCTTCGCAGGTGGCTGCACGGTTCATTTGTGGAGCAACAAGGGCAGCTCTACGACATTTGGCGGGGGATGATGAGTCCTGCATTTGTTTGGCTGCAGCATGCGATGGCTCTCATGGAACGTACAGTGGATGAGCGTTGGTATTCCGTGAATGAACTGCTTCAAGTGATTCATGAGGGATGTTCGAGTTCAAGCGGATATCAGCAAATAGAGGACACGGTCCTTCGTGAGGAATTGATGGCATCTTGGTTGTCGCCTTTGGGAGATTTTCGTTTCGTTGAACTGACTAGAGGCGTAAATCAAGAGATTTGGTTTCGTTGGCTGATTAAGCTTAAGCCTCGTCAGCCCGAAAAAGAGCTAGCTATAGTATCTGGTCAACGTGAACAGAGTCCACCGTCGATGTATGTTCAGCCTGATTTTGAAATACTAATAACGCCAGATGCCACGCTTCATACGGAGTGGGAGATCGCGGCTTTTGCTGATCTGATTAGCTCTGATGGGGTGAGGATGTATCGCTTAACCAAAGAAAGCTTTCAACGTGCACTCGATCTGGGCTGGGCTAGCACCGATGTCATTCGCATTTTGCAAGCTCATGCGTATTATGACATTCCTTCTGGTTTTATTTTAACGTTGCAGCAGTGGGAGGAGCAGAAAGACAAGCTATATATCGAGGACGTGACCCTGCTCCGCTGCAAGTCAGTCGAAATCGCGGACGCTTTGCTTCGCCATGAGAAATGCCGTTCCTATTTAGGGGAGCGCATTGGAGAGTCATCTTTTATCGTTCCGCAAGCCTCTCTTAAACATGTAACGAAATGTCTAGAGTCGATGGGCTTCCATCCTAATGCCAAGCGACAACCTAAACCCAATCAAACTGGCGATGCAGCACGGAGTCCGATAAATGCCACCGCTTCTTGCGAGCCTACTTCTGCGCTAGATCCGATCGCTGGGCCGTGCTACTCGAGGGATACAATTGCCATCTATGACATCGATCCGCATCTGCCGCGTCAAGAGGACTTGTATCCCAACATGGCGCACATTCCCGCGAGCTGGATTCAGGAGTTTCGAGACTATCACCCTTCCACACGGAAGGATATGATTCGGAAAGCTATTGAGTGGCGAAGCTTACTCCAAGTTAGGAAAGAAGGACGTGATTGCTTCATCATTCCTCGGATGGTACGGGAAGAACGGTCAGGTTGGATGCTCGAAGGTTGGGAACACTATCGAGAGATTTCACTTCGGGAGGATGAGTGGAACGAGATGAAGATCATTTTACCAGGCATCAACGACGGAGCCTTGTGA
- a CDS encoding YlbF family regulator, which produces MQTMESETLDMSAILMQAYDMGDMINSSAEVAEYLYWKTAVENSAEVKDLLAVFARKKDAFEECERFGHYHPSYHDALAEVNAVQEKLHAVEAVRKFKEAEDRLDDLLFTVSTTIAHAVSDSIKVPSNNPLPTGKGCSSGGSCSGNCG; this is translated from the coding sequence TTGCAAACGATGGAAAGCGAAACACTGGATATGTCGGCCATCCTCATGCAGGCCTATGACATGGGGGACATGATTAATTCTTCTGCGGAAGTTGCAGAGTATTTATATTGGAAGACGGCTGTGGAGAACAGTGCGGAAGTAAAAGATTTGCTGGCAGTATTTGCTAGGAAGAAAGATGCTTTCGAGGAGTGCGAGCGATTCGGACATTATCATCCGAGCTATCACGACGCGCTGGCGGAAGTGAATGCAGTTCAAGAGAAGCTGCACGCGGTGGAGGCAGTCCGCAAGTTCAAAGAGGCGGAAGATCGCCTAGACGATTTGTTGTTTACCGTTTCAACGACGATTGCTCACGCGGTATCGGATTCCATCAAAGTGCCTAGCAACAATCCTTTGCCAACCGGCAAAGGCTGCAGCTCCGGTGGAAGCTGCAGCGGGAATTGCGGTTAA